A single window of uncultured Methanospirillum sp. DNA harbors:
- a CDS encoding methanogenesis marker 16 metalloprotein, translated as MTRLDEIRERIRNKCAVVLTASEFKKQVDEREPDKLLRDVDVVTCGTCGVMSGTYAVLSVPVSPPGTFLRADTVTLNGVPAIPGPCPNERLGLVDLIVYGTAHAPPTYGGGHLFRDIIADQELHVEVTAEGRPYQADISGHDLPHARLFTTRSAFKNYTAIINRSEKPVSTIFSANPLAGKSNEATVSGCGEINPIENDPTLRFLSSGTPILVNGGVGYVIGQGTRSSNMRPNIAVHGEMAAMDPDYCGGFLTSAGPECLTSIGTAIPLVDESVISSLLIRDATIAMPVMDIADRQQISCSSYDRVWSGTARTIRYDPAGCIRCDPCLVKKSCPVDAIRESGEISHARCFTCGTCVHLCRGTVYTGDFGSLALPEGNIPIVLRQSDRQRGEKICRQMKKLIQKGEFWL; from the coding sequence ATGACCAGGCTGGACGAGATCCGAGAACGGATCAGGAACAAATGTGCTGTGGTTCTCACTGCAAGTGAGTTCAAGAAGCAGGTCGATGAAAGGGAACCTGATAAACTTCTCAGGGATGTGGATGTTGTTACTTGTGGAACATGTGGGGTTATGTCAGGCACCTATGCTGTCCTTTCAGTTCCCGTTTCCCCTCCTGGAACATTTCTTCGTGCTGACACCGTAACCCTGAATGGTGTTCCGGCAATTCCTGGACCATGCCCAAATGAACGTCTCGGGCTGGTTGATCTCATCGTGTACGGAACGGCACATGCTCCTCCAACCTATGGAGGAGGACACCTCTTCAGGGACATCATCGCTGATCAGGAACTCCATGTTGAAGTTACTGCAGAAGGTAGACCATATCAGGCCGATATTTCAGGCCATGATCTGCCCCATGCACGGCTCTTTACCACCCGAAGTGCTTTTAAAAACTATACAGCGATCATCAACAGATCTGAAAAACCGGTGAGTACAATCTTCTCAGCAAATCCACTAGCTGGAAAGAGCAATGAGGCGACGGTTTCCGGATGTGGTGAAATAAATCCAATAGAAAATGATCCAACACTGCGGTTCCTCTCATCCGGAACACCCATTCTGGTCAATGGAGGAGTTGGATATGTTATCGGCCAGGGAACCCGGAGCAGTAATATGCGTCCAAACATTGCGGTTCATGGAGAGATGGCTGCCATGGATCCTGATTATTGCGGCGGATTTCTCACATCTGCCGGACCGGAATGCCTGACAAGTATCGGTACAGCGATTCCCCTTGTTGATGAATCAGTTATCTCCTCACTTCTGATCAGAGATGCCACTATCGCGATGCCGGTAATGGACATCGCTGATAGGCAGCAGATATCATGCAGTTCGTACGATCGGGTCTGGAGCGGAACTGCACGGACCATCAGATATGATCCAGCCGGATGTATCAGATGTGACCCATGTCTAGTAAAAAAATCCTGTCCTGTTGATGCCATCAGGGAATCAGGAGAGATCAGTCATGCACGTTGCTTTACCTGCGGTACATGTGTGCACCTCTGCAGGGGAACGGTATACACGGGAGACTTCGGTTCACTCGCTCTCCCTGAAGGAAATATTCCGATTGTGCTTCGGCAATCTGACCGACAGAGGGGCGAAAAGATCTGCAGACAGATGAAGAAATTGATTCAAAAAGGAGAGTTCTGGTTATGA
- a CDS encoding (Fe-S)-binding protein produces MTELITSSEVSNLTGKSDQGGKLTTKPSIWTPPGRDCGACGHKSCTAFMDEISAGTARMVDCPFYQTDSSSGSSPDYQQQNISSVPPSRNLDQIPDTDILGNPLDFILLPLPGEFSARKFLLPFRPDMVERWEIKSGDIITGRPMGAGCPVQHVVQVITASKVSGLITGHVVGPAYSRGREVKDLEAYHMIGFEGIAIPSRNEPVFGKRMRFLPGFCMMNIGHTGVVNMVMGTKNGLHVRVEDIRIQ; encoded by the coding sequence TTGACGGAGCTGATTACCTCTTCAGAGGTGAGTAATCTGACAGGAAAATCAGACCAGGGAGGAAAGCTGACTACAAAACCTTCAATCTGGACTCCACCCGGTCGTGACTGCGGGGCATGCGGACACAAATCCTGTACGGCATTTATGGATGAGATCTCAGCCGGTACAGCAAGAATGGTCGACTGTCCCTTTTATCAAACAGATTCTTCATCCGGTTCTTCACCAGACTACCAACAACAAAACATCAGCAGCGTTCCTCCTTCACGGAATCTGGACCAGATTCCAGATACAGATATTCTTGGAAATCCGCTAGATTTTATCCTTCTCCCGCTCCCGGGTGAATTTTCAGCACGAAAATTTCTGCTTCCCTTCAGGCCGGATATGGTTGAACGGTGGGAGATCAAGTCAGGCGACATCATCACCGGAAGACCGATGGGAGCAGGTTGCCCTGTGCAGCATGTAGTGCAGGTCATCACGGCAAGTAAAGTCTCCGGACTTATTACCGGCCATGTAGTCGGACCTGCATATTCACGGGGACGTGAGGTAAAAGATCTGGAAGCATATCATATGATAGGGTTTGAAGGAATCGCCATCCCTTCAAGGAATGAGCCGGTATTTGGAAAGAGAATGCGGTTTCTTCCAGGTTTCTGCATGATGAATATCGGGCATACAGGTGTCGTGAATATGGTCATGGGCACAAAGAACGGGCTCCATGTACGGGTAGAGGATATCAGGATTCAATGA
- a CDS encoding GTP-binding protein, with protein MRFIIVAGPPSTGKTAVIRQIIRSMPEQRFAYLKIDVVIATEDEELAAEFNIPTKKVYSGDLCPDHAGIMVMDDAITWAAEQNADFLIVESAGLCLRCTPYTTQSLGIVVLSAVSGIHSPVKMAPMIALADIAVVTRIDLVTQAEKEVFREKIKGISNGIEIVETNAIQGTGLRFLIRAISEGPEVTDSKSITLRGIPPLGVCTVCIGKTSIGWQNHFGVIRKLDGADYLFRGE; from the coding sequence ATGCGGTTTATCATAGTAGCCGGGCCTCCTTCTACAGGGAAGACTGCAGTTATCAGACAGATCATAAGATCAATGCCCGAGCAGCGGTTCGCATACCTGAAGATCGATGTTGTAATCGCAACAGAGGATGAGGAACTCGCTGCCGAGTTCAACATTCCGACAAAGAAAGTATACTCCGGAGACCTCTGTCCAGATCATGCAGGAATCATGGTGATGGATGACGCTATCACCTGGGCAGCAGAACAGAACGCAGATTTTCTGATCGTAGAGAGTGCCGGGCTCTGTCTTCGCTGCACACCATATACCACCCAGTCACTCGGCATCGTTGTCCTGTCGGCTGTATCAGGAATTCATTCTCCAGTCAAGATGGCCCCGATGATAGCACTCGCTGATATTGCTGTGGTCACACGAATCGATCTTGTGACCCAGGCCGAAAAAGAGGTCTTCAGAGAGAAGATAAAAGGGATTAGTAACGGGATCGAGATCGTTGAGACGAATGCCATCCAAGGGACCGGGCTTCGGTTCCTGATCAGGGCGATCAGTGAAGGGCCGGAGGTGACGGATTCAAAATCTATCACACTCAGGGGGATACCTCCACTCGGTGTCTGTACGGTATGTATAGGAAAGACATCTATCGGCTGGCAGAACCACTTCGGCGTTATCAGGAAACTTGACGGAGCTGATTACCTCTTCAGAGGTGAGTAA
- a CDS encoding ATP-binding cassette domain-containing protein: MPEDIIHEITILSGTNRNGVSEGFDEIRIKPGDTISIVGPTGSGKSALINDIEIFASRDTVTGRQILVNGEVPPEHFIRDPARKPVAMITQNTRCLCDLTVEEFLLMHTKSRGYQGQDLIDETVSLANQFTGEAIRRKVRMTQLSGGQTRSLMVADAILISNTPIILLDEVENAGIFKDRVIDALRQYHKALLFVTHDPLVSLLSDRRIVMQDGAVVKVITPNGSEQSALKQMLAYDAAIARVREMIRAGELITNAVPA, from the coding sequence ATGCCTGAAGATATCATTCATGAGATAACCATCCTATCTGGTACAAATAGAAATGGAGTATCTGAGGGATTTGATGAGATTCGAATAAAACCAGGGGATACAATCTCCATCGTTGGCCCGACCGGATCAGGAAAGAGTGCCCTCATCAATGATATCGAGATATTTGCCAGCAGGGACACAGTCACCGGCAGGCAGATTCTGGTGAACGGAGAGGTGCCTCCTGAACATTTCATCAGGGATCCTGCAAGAAAGCCGGTGGCAATGATAACCCAGAATACACGATGCCTCTGTGATCTCACTGTTGAAGAATTCCTTCTTATGCATACAAAGTCACGGGGATATCAGGGTCAGGATCTGATAGATGAGACGGTTTCACTTGCAAACCAGTTTACCGGGGAGGCTATTCGCCGGAAGGTCAGGATGACACAGCTCTCTGGAGGGCAGACCCGCTCACTCATGGTTGCTGATGCTATTCTCATCTCAAATACCCCGATTATTTTGCTCGATGAAGTGGAGAATGCAGGAATTTTTAAAGACCGGGTTATTGACGCACTACGCCAGTACCACAAGGCTCTGCTCTTTGTAACCCATGATCCTCTTGTTTCTCTCCTCTCTGACCGCCGGATCGTTATGCAGGATGGTGCAGTCGTAAAAGTTATCACTCCGAATGGATCAGAGCAGTCAGCTCTCAAGCAGATGCTTGCGTACGACGCTGCAATCGCCCGTGTCAGGGAGATGATCAGGGCAGGCGAATTGATCACGAATGCGGTTCCGGCCTGA
- a CDS encoding helix-turn-helix domain-containing protein, translating into MFSRAIFRQEFKQALEEALDRKQISLKELAELAKIPVATIYKITSGERDPRLSTVRAIVQALEPFDQDTIAIIAAKFLLDEIGNQTISLDGKKYRIKGYPAHTMEDCIVAAVRAEKEGAAGLICAPILAALIERIVDIPVVILKPDISSYEEAIKSLTRQLE; encoded by the coding sequence ATGTTCTCTCGGGCAATCTTCAGACAGGAGTTTAAACAGGCACTTGAAGAGGCACTGGATAGGAAACAGATAAGCCTGAAAGAGCTAGCAGAACTTGCGAAAATCCCCGTTGCAACAATCTACAAGATCACATCAGGTGAACGTGACCCCCGCCTCTCCACAGTGCGTGCGATCGTCCAGGCGCTTGAGCCATTTGACCAGGATACAATTGCGATCATAGCTGCCAAGTTCCTGCTTGATGAGATTGGCAATCAGACGATCTCTCTTGACGGGAAGAAATATCGGATCAAAGGATATCCGGCTCACACCATGGAAGATTGCATCGTAGCTGCTGTCCGGGCAGAAAAAGAGGGAGCAGCAGGACTTATCTGTGCTCCAATCCTGGCTGCCCTTATCGAGCGGATCGTTGATATTCCTGTTGTTATCTTAAAACCTGATATCTCTTCATACGAAGAGGCTATCAAATCCCTGACACGCCAACTTGAATGA
- a CDS encoding methyl-accepting chemotaxis protein, whose translation MTDDPVLTEKIHDLKCEFEAREQTCKRMEAVFGSSPQPIIITDDQYKILSVNPSFITMSGLSEGDLINRPLSEAIPSIYQTAVSEVPGQDSDGSGFIAIDFPAGRKVLDQYTNRVPCEKDQVNEIILIFKDITIRVSAQDEAEQIRQKLLHDYGERVKEQKLFYSTASLIQDDSRPADEVLLDIVQLIPPGWQYPDITAASIRYDSAMYSTENYIETPWIQRAQFRTQHGVDGSISVVYLQECPSEHEGPFLLEERNLINSLAEMLKTFLDRKENEQELATRMHDLGERVKEQKLFYSTASLIQDDSKDVPEVLQKISELIPPGWQYPEITAAQITYGGNVAKSPTYQETRWKQEAKFKTKSGGEGVISVVYLSEQKHEYEGPFLLEERNLINSLVEMLKTFIDRKENEQLLAIRMHDLGERVKEQKLFYSTASLIQDDTKDVPEVLQKIAELIPPGWQYPEITAAQITYRGNVVNTTSYVDTRWKQDARFITRSGEEGIISVVYLKECPEEHEGPFLLEERNLINSLAEMLKTFIDRKENEQELATRMHDLGERVKEQKLFYSTASLIQDDNKDTLQVLHEIAELIPPGWQYPEITAAQISYAGKFAKTSNYQETRWKQEATFRTKGGTEGVISIVYLKDSPEEHEGPFLLEERNLINSLAEMLKTYLDRKEGEQELAELEHLNNTIVQQLPMPILLVDEEQHIRVTNDSYISLTGFTREQLIGTNPCGIKVIEHSGTGLRELITHQKPTYGELTIQFPIGLRTLEQYGIPIHNRSGTLENFLIVYNDITTRKEKEQEVARLLDDARGKSEALAKSAEELEDAMAKMAVGDLTRITSSSIDDPLARIKEDYNTALTAINTVLSELEGSITSLSDTAGQTLTRTDAIRAIITSVFDRVQGSTSGAREQMNQTLHMSEEVKTLSLSVGEIGTTVESLMGQAELASKQGEDAKRLGGEAEQKMSAVGEISAKSMDQITELNTRMLEINKIVRMISDISSQTNLLALNAAIEAARAGEHGRGFAVVAQEVKNLAGQSKVATGQIEELIHSIQKSSGETVESIQLQYTEIQSGIDSVSQTISALGSITQVVGEITDEMAKITRATSEERELMEQVMKGIDMLSSESSENLERMVEVSASVEEASTSTSEIAHSSHDIADLASRLRVQADRFKLQKK comes from the coding sequence TTGACAGATGATCCGGTCCTCACCGAAAAGATTCATGACCTTAAATGCGAGTTTGAAGCAAGAGAACAGACCTGTAAAAGGATGGAGGCGGTCTTTGGATCAAGTCCGCAACCGATTATCATCACCGATGATCAATACAAAATACTATCAGTAAATCCCTCATTTATCACTATGAGTGGTCTCTCTGAAGGAGATCTGATAAATCGGCCACTCAGTGAAGCGATACCATCCATTTATCAGACTGCAGTATCAGAGGTCCCGGGTCAGGATTCTGATGGCTCCGGATTTATCGCCATAGACTTTCCTGCAGGTAGAAAAGTCCTTGATCAATATACCAATAGGGTTCCCTGTGAGAAGGATCAGGTTAATGAGATCATCCTGATCTTCAAGGATATTACCATCCGGGTTTCAGCACAGGATGAGGCAGAGCAGATAAGACAGAAACTGCTTCACGACTATGGCGAACGGGTAAAAGAGCAGAAATTGTTCTATTCAACTGCATCACTCATTCAGGATGATTCACGTCCTGCTGATGAAGTTCTACTAGATATTGTCCAGTTGATTCCTCCAGGATGGCAGTATCCTGATATCACAGCCGCTTCTATCAGGTATGATTCTGCAATGTACTCAACTGAGAATTATATCGAAACCCCATGGATCCAAAGGGCACAATTCAGGACTCAGCACGGGGTTGACGGTTCAATATCGGTAGTATACCTACAGGAATGTCCATCTGAACATGAAGGGCCGTTCCTCCTTGAAGAGCGGAATCTCATTAACTCGCTCGCAGAGATGCTCAAAACATTTCTTGACAGGAAAGAGAATGAGCAGGAACTGGCAACCCGGATGCATGATCTCGGTGAGAGAGTGAAAGAGCAGAAACTCTTCTACTCAACCGCATCGCTCATCCAAGATGATAGTAAGGATGTTCCGGAAGTACTCCAGAAAATTTCTGAACTGATACCTCCGGGATGGCAGTACCCGGAAATCACCGCTGCACAGATTACATATGGAGGAAATGTCGCAAAATCACCAACCTACCAGGAGACACGATGGAAACAGGAAGCAAAGTTCAAGACCAAATCTGGAGGAGAAGGTGTCATCTCGGTGGTATACCTTTCAGAGCAGAAACATGAGTATGAAGGGCCATTCCTCCTGGAAGAACGAAATCTAATCAACTCGCTTGTCGAGATGCTAAAAACATTCATCGACAGGAAAGAGAATGAGCAGTTGCTTGCAATCAGGATGCATGATCTCGGTGAGAGAGTTAAAGAGCAGAAACTTTTCTACTCAACCGCATCGCTCATCCAGGATGACACAAAAGATGTCCCTGAAGTACTTCAGAAGATTGCAGAACTTATTCCCCCGGGATGGCAGTACCCTGAGATCACGGCAGCACAGATAACATACAGGGGAAATGTCGTAAATACAACATCCTATGTTGATACCAGGTGGAAGCAGGATGCAAGATTCATAACCCGGTCTGGAGAGGAGGGCATTATCTCTGTCGTGTACCTTAAAGAGTGTCCTGAGGAACATGAAGGACCATTCCTCCTTGAAGAGCGGAATCTCATTAACTCGCTCGCAGAGATGCTCAAGACGTTTATAGATCGCAAAGAGAACGAACAAGAGCTGGCAACCCGGATGCATGATCTCGGAGAAAGAGTGAAAGAGCAGAAACTCTTTTACTCAACTGCTTCACTCATCCAGGACGACAACAAAGATACCCTTCAGGTTCTGCATGAAATAGCAGAATTGATCCCTCCAGGATGGCAATATCCCGAGATCACCGCTGCTCAGATCTCTTATGCCGGGAAATTTGCAAAGACTTCCAATTATCAGGAGACACGATGGAAACAGGAAGCAACGTTCAGGACAAAAGGAGGCACAGAAGGAGTAATCTCAATTGTCTATCTCAAAGACTCTCCTGAGGAGCATGAAGGGCCATTTCTTCTCGAAGAACGAAATCTCATCAATTCGCTTGCAGAAATGCTCAAAACATATCTAGACCGCAAGGAAGGCGAGCAGGAATTAGCAGAACTGGAGCACCTTAATAATACTATTGTGCAGCAACTCCCTATGCCAATTCTGCTGGTGGATGAGGAACAACACATCCGTGTCACCAATGATTCATACATCAGCCTTACCGGGTTCACCAGGGAGCAGCTCATCGGAACAAACCCCTGTGGAATAAAGGTTATTGAACACTCAGGAACCGGTCTGCGTGAACTGATCACCCATCAGAAACCCACGTACGGTGAACTTACAATTCAATTCCCTATCGGCTTGCGAACACTTGAGCAATATGGGATCCCAATCCATAACAGGTCCGGAACACTGGAAAACTTCCTGATAGTGTACAACGACATCACTACAAGAAAGGAGAAAGAACAGGAGGTCGCCCGCCTGCTTGACGATGCCAGGGGGAAATCTGAAGCCCTTGCCAAAAGTGCCGAAGAACTCGAAGATGCCATGGCAAAGATGGCTGTCGGAGATCTTACCAGGATTACATCATCCTCAATAGATGATCCGCTTGCACGGATCAAGGAAGACTACAATACAGCCCTGACCGCTATCAATACAGTATTATCAGAACTTGAGGGATCAATAACGAGTCTTTCAGACACAGCAGGTCAGACGTTGACCAGGACCGATGCCATCAGAGCAATAATTACCAGTGTTTTTGATCGTGTTCAGGGTTCTACTTCAGGTGCCAGAGAACAGATGAATCAGACTCTTCACATGTCTGAAGAGGTAAAGACCCTCTCATTATCAGTTGGTGAGATCGGCACAACGGTCGAGAGCCTTATGGGACAGGCAGAGCTCGCATCAAAGCAGGGAGAAGATGCGAAACGTCTTGGTGGAGAAGCTGAACAAAAGATGTCAGCTGTCGGAGAGATCAGTGCGAAGAGCATGGATCAGATCACTGAACTGAACACCCGGATGCTTGAGATCAATAAGATCGTCAGGATGATTTCTGATATATCAAGTCAGACGAACCTCCTCGCTCTCAATGCCGCAATAGAGGCCGCCCGGGCAGGTGAGCATGGACGTGGGTTCGCTGTTGTTGCACAGGAGGTCAAGAACCTTGCCGGGCAGTCAAAGGTCGCAACCGGACAGATTGAGGAACTCATCCACTCGATACAGAAAAGTTCTGGTGAGACTGTTGAATCCATTCAGCTCCAGTATACCGAGATTCAATCAGGTATCGACAGTGTAAGCCAGACGATCAGTGCTCTTGGCAGTATTACACAGGTGGTCGGAGAGATCACTGATGAGATGGCAAAGATAACCCGGGCAACCAGCGAGGAGCGTGAACTCATGGAGCAGGTTATGAAGGGTATCGATATGCTCAGCAGTGAGAGTTCTGAAAACCTGGAACGGATGGTTGAGGTCTCTGCAAGCGTGGAAGAAGCAAGTACATCTACTTCAGAGATTGCTCATTCATCCCATGATATTGCAGACCTTGCCAGTCGGTTGAGAGTTCAGGCAGACAGGTTCAAACTTCAGAAGAAGTGA
- a CDS encoding Xaa-Pro peptidase family protein, translating into MKVPLTELTDRLTRFRARMDISCPDWEIAVIVGKIPLYYFTGTMQDGILLILQGSDAVFWVRQSYERALDESLFPDIRKMRSYRDIAAGMGQLPSTVYLETGIMTLAQLNRIQKYLPFTDIRSVDDQVSAVRAVKSPYELALMEQAGEIHREVLEDCVPEMLREGIDEASLTCELFSLMVEKGHQGIIRFGMFNEMLLGQIGFGTNSIYPTCINSPGGIYGLHPSTPLMGSRDRRLTSGDLVNIDIGCGVKGYQTDKTMTYMFGGPIPEDAITVHMKCVEIQDEVVTRLVPGAVPSEIYRDVIHELDSSFLENFMGFGKHRVNFLGHGIGLWIDELPVIAEGFDEPLQEGMVLALEPKKGVPDVGLVGIENTFMVTPGGGRSITGTSKGLIEVW; encoded by the coding sequence ATGAAGGTCCCGTTGACCGAACTTACTGACCGGTTAACCCGGTTCCGGGCTCGTATGGATATATCCTGTCCGGACTGGGAGATCGCGGTTATCGTAGGCAAAATTCCATTATATTATTTCACCGGAACTATGCAGGATGGCATCCTGCTCATTCTCCAGGGAAGCGATGCTGTATTCTGGGTCAGACAGAGTTATGAACGAGCCCTTGATGAATCACTTTTCCCGGATATCAGGAAGATGAGGAGTTACAGGGATATCGCTGCCGGGATGGGTCAACTCCCATCAACAGTATATCTCGAAACCGGGATTATGACTCTCGCCCAACTCAACCGAATTCAGAAATATCTTCCTTTTACTGATATCAGATCGGTCGATGATCAGGTTTCGGCCGTGAGGGCAGTGAAGAGTCCGTATGAACTCGCTCTGATGGAGCAGGCGGGAGAGATCCATCGCGAGGTACTTGAAGATTGCGTACCTGAGATGCTCAGAGAGGGTATTGATGAAGCATCTCTGACCTGTGAACTCTTCTCCCTGATGGTAGAAAAGGGACATCAGGGGATCATCAGGTTCGGGATGTTCAACGAGATGCTGCTCGGGCAGATCGGGTTTGGAACCAACTCAATATATCCTACCTGTATTAATTCCCCTGGCGGGATTTATGGCCTGCATCCGTCAACACCCCTTATGGGAAGTCGGGATAGAAGATTAACCTCCGGAGACCTGGTAAATATCGATATCGGGTGCGGGGTCAAAGGATATCAGACTGACAAGACGATGACCTATATGTTCGGTGGCCCGATTCCTGAAGATGCCATAACTGTCCATATGAAATGTGTGGAGATTCAGGATGAGGTTGTTACCCGCCTTGTACCTGGTGCAGTTCCCTCAGAGATCTACCGGGATGTAATACATGAACTTGATTCATCTTTTCTTGAAAATTTCATGGGATTTGGAAAACACAGGGTGAATTTCCTTGGGCATGGAATCGGGCTGTGGATAGACGAACTTCCGGTAATTGCTGAAGGATTTGACGAACCACTACAGGAAGGGATGGTTCTTGCCCTCGAACCCAAGAAAGGTGTGCCTGATGTAGGTCTCGTAGGAATAGAAAATACTTTTATGGTCACTCCTGGTGGTGGGAGATCCATTACTGGTACAAGCAAAGGCCTGATTGAAGTATGGTAG
- a CDS encoding PAS domain S-box protein, with protein sequence MSSDLNICSDADLRKRAEQRLQSQKKSAYTKDEKDDAYHDLLIRLYEHEIRGEDLLQSIKEIEAELRHYVDLYYHAPFAYLTLDEKGIIIESDDQVSTILHQKQDQILDHLFQNFLVEDDHSRFGAFLMHILDSREIGSCEVHLDDKSITGKLIRCTGNMVYHPQRRSHVWLIVIIPISQPDNTNIRIHSRENISFFADLVEHTSHPFAVAFPNGQIRMCNTSFEALLGYTSEELSTLDWARDLTPSEWKEHELSMLKKLHRTGRPIQYEKEYIRKDGTRIPVELFVHLVTDDRGNPQYYYSFISDISKRKMSELRLKESEERFKQLAEHVDEVFWFTSLNPERVLYVNPSFEQIWGISSDELYADPRIWTDRIHPDDKNRVLNSFSAWITEKIPKYDVEYRIFNKEGKLKWIHDKGAAQVKEKGIVIQVSGIAKDITYRKLKNMTNQQKKTFLET encoded by the coding sequence ATGTCGTCAGACTTGAATATCTGTAGTGATGCTGATCTTCGTAAGCGGGCAGAACAACGTCTTCAATCCCAAAAAAAATCTGCTTATACAAAAGATGAGAAGGATGATGCATATCATGATCTTCTCATCAGGTTGTATGAACATGAGATCAGGGGTGAAGATCTGCTGCAGAGTATCAAGGAGATAGAGGCCGAACTCCGGCATTATGTGGACCTCTATTACCATGCACCATTTGCCTACCTGACTCTTGATGAAAAGGGAATAATAATTGAGTCTGATGATCAGGTATCAACAATTCTGCACCAAAAGCAGGATCAGATACTGGATCATCTGTTTCAGAACTTCCTTGTTGAAGATGACCACTCCCGATTTGGTGCATTTCTTATGCATATTCTAGACTCCCGGGAGATCGGATCGTGTGAGGTGCATCTGGATGATAAATCTATAACTGGCAAGTTGATCAGGTGTACCGGAAACATGGTTTACCACCCTCAACGAAGATCACATGTCTGGCTTATTGTCATAATACCGATCAGTCAGCCTGATAATACTAATATCCGTATTCACAGCAGAGAAAATATCAGTTTTTTTGCTGATCTTGTTGAACATACCTCTCATCCATTTGCGGTTGCATTTCCCAATGGACAGATTCGCATGTGTAATACCTCATTTGAGGCATTGCTTGGATATACCTCTGAAGAATTGTCAACTCTGGACTGGGCACGTGATCTCACTCCCAGTGAATGGAAAGAGCATGAACTCTCCATGCTCAAAAAACTTCACCGCACAGGCAGACCTATTCAGTATGAGAAAGAGTATATCAGAAAGGATGGGACCCGCATTCCTGTTGAACTTTTTGTTCATCTGGTCACTGATGATCGAGGTAATCCCCAGTACTATTACTCGTTCATCTCTGACATATCAAAAAGGAAAATGTCCGAGTTACGTCTGAAAGAGAGCGAAGAACGGTTTAAGCAGCTTGCAGAGCACGTCGATGAGGTCTTCTGGTTTACATCCCTGAACCCGGAACGTGTTCTGTATGTAAATCCTTCTTTCGAACAGATTTGGGGAATTTCATCAGATGAACTCTATGCTGATCCCAGAATCTGGACCGACCGGATACATCCGGATGATAAAAATCGTGTCCTTAATTCTTTTTCTGCATGGATAACAGAGAAAATTCCCAAATATGATGTTGAATATCGTATCTTCAACAAAGAAGGAAAGCTCAAATGGATCCATGATAAAGGTGCTGCCCAGGTAAAGGAGAAAGGTATCGTTATTCAGGTGAGTGGTATTGCAAAGGACATTACGTACAGGAAACTTAAAAACATGACGAACCAGCAGAAAAAAACATTCCTCGAGACATAA
- a CDS encoding tetratricopeptide repeat protein, whose protein sequence is MGFLFNRSRNICKNNPDDDIEDFNSLFEIKALDDLDPWEEEEREIFDKPSESSSKSSLDSASQVQEPVDVPDEDVSIETVTASDDSSDKVSTSVVPSVEKISAKPLEECSQDLAIKPDGQADTLVEKTSMQGAKSHEKKGVTWNNKGVALSRLGKYYEAIEAYDQALQIDPEYSSAWNNKGVVLSRLGKYHEALDAFDRALRIRQVIRS, encoded by the coding sequence ATGGGATTCTTATTCAATCGCTCACGCAACATATGCAAAAATAATCCAGATGATGATATCGAAGATTTTAACTCCCTATTTGAGATTAAAGCACTAGATGATCTGGATCCCTGGGAAGAAGAAGAAAGGGAGATCTTTGATAAGCCATCAGAATCCTCTTCAAAATCCTCTTTAGATTCAGCCAGTCAGGTACAGGAACCTGTAGATGTTCCTGATGAAGATGTATCAATTGAGACTGTGACTGCGAGTGATGACTCATCAGACAAGGTTTCTACATCTGTCGTCCCTTCTGTTGAAAAAATATCAGCGAAACCTCTTGAAGAGTGTTCGCAGGATCTGGCGATAAAGCCCGATGGGCAGGCTGATACCCTGGTTGAAAAGACTTCCATGCAGGGAGCAAAATCACACGAAAAGAAGGGCGTTACCTGGAACAACAAAGGTGTAGCCTTGAGTCGTCTGGGAAAGTATTACGAGGCCATCGAGGCATATGATCAGGCTCTGCAGATTGATCCCGAGTACTCCAGTGCATGGAACAACAAAGGTGTTGTTCTGAGTCGTCTGGGAAAATACCACGAAGCACTCGATGCCTTTGATCGGGCTCTGAGAATTCGTCAGGTCATCAGATCCTGA